A stretch of the Uranotaenia lowii strain MFRU-FL chromosome 3, ASM2978415v1, whole genome shotgun sequence genome encodes the following:
- the LOC129754509 gene encoding RING finger protein nhl-1 isoform X2 produces MEQFEQLLTCCVCLDRYRNPKLLPCQHSFCMEPCMDGLIDYVKRQVKCPECRAEHRIPYQGVQGFPTNVTLQRFLELHIEITGELPDPTSGQVMERCNVCSEKAYCALCMHCDKKICPDCKGAHMDILRREINRINNQIRRGLHRLKEVLAVVEKNAQNLQNNCGSVSEEIDEIYRRLQKALKDRTDHLRNEMDKYLSVELKNVITMKDNLELEIANIQSNSDLAEKFMNEGSVEWDDCELMDTKEIFLRTVDFIRNFDCETMDYSRKVRFIMNIDPGKLVMEVSTYGDLKLPSDPSGMSQSQSSLLQPPSGPGLMRSKSDHRLVAQLRQQEAQGWNPDEEPLLGGRKFGERPVKPQPEKEKYGNESRYGRGNDYDYDDEPSSRSTKGRFRSRFARSHQLDNDSDNESKQVRFNEEDKKSNKITSTEDVAKGPLSGIFRLMDSPRVMKRLQDTEKGKNKKASPVSTPTLPKPSPLAQVKPKVTTARQLSEDDEIAKIKRQNKGASTSTTTTTPTPTSPVVTEPERPTADRVTALKGRSAAAPVTTSDDSDSAASSPVRRSSPQVEDIFLPFRYTSRFLNKSKSTAVVAPEDDATGDDSDSRLGSSRNRFTSGLQDRRNRLARSRSSHNFGNDDEDDEPVSPTTSSPSAYLASRYGASSSLSSQPADLSRSRSTHALKSREPSPDRSTGSDKDGAALSSWARYLKNKYGNRTTKDGKETPGSSSLGATSSSSLSSPSSASASSSSASSSAAAARRLSLGLPLRQTDILSSDDDSKNGVGSPTSPTAAVVGIPGAAGMSPRTQYLQKRRQLFQIGGRGSEPGSFTWPRGIAVGPDNSIVVADSSNHRVQVFDSNGIFAREFGQYGNGDGEFDCLAGVAVNRIGQFIIADRYNHRIQVLDPSGRFLRSFGTQGTADGKFNYPWGITTDALGFIYVCDKENHRIQVFQSDGTFIGKFGSCGRDEGQLEHPHYIAVSNTNRVIVSDSNNHRIQIFDVNGRVLSTFGGEGSDEGQFKFPRGVAVDDQGYICVADSGNNRIQIFHPDGSFLRAFGSWGSGDAEFKGLEGVAIMSNGNILVCDRENHRVQVF; encoded by the exons ATGGAGCAATTTGAGCAACTTTTAACGTGTTGCGTGTGTCTGGATAGATACCGCAACCCGAAACTTTTACCATGTCAGCACTCGTTCTGTATGGAGCCGTGCATGGACGGCCTCATCGACTACGTGAAGCGGCAGGTGAAATGTCCGGAGTGCCGAGCCGAGCACCGGATCCCCTATCAGGGGGTCCAGGGCTTTCCGACCAATGTGACGCTGCAACGGTTCCTGGAGCTGCACATCGAGATCACCGGCGAGCTGCCGGATCCGACGTCTG GCCAAGTGATGGAACGCTGCAACGTCTGCTCGGAGAAGGCATACTGTGCCCTTTGCATGCACTGTGACAAGAAGATCTGTCCGGACTGCAAGGGCGCCCACATGGACATCCTGCGGCGTGAGATCAACCGTATCAACAATCAG ATCCGCCGTGGACTTCACCGGCTAAAAGAAGTGCTAGCCGTAGTCGAGAAGAACGCCCAAAACCTACAAAACAACTGCGGCAGTGTGTCGGAGGAGATCGACGAGATCTACCGTCGGCTGCAGAAGGCACTGAAAGACCGCACCGATCATCTGCGAAACGAAATGGACAAATATCTATCGGTGGAACTGAAGAATGTGATTACGATGAAGGACAATCTGGAGCTTGAGATTGCGAACATTCAGAGCAACTCTGATCTCGCTGAGAAGTTCATGAACGAGGGCTCGGTTGAGTGGGATGACTGTGAACTGATGGACACGAAGGAAATTTTCCTGCGAACGGTtgattttataagaaattttgactGCGAAACCATGGACTACAGTCGGAAGGTTCGTTTCATTATGAACATCGATCCTGGAAAGCTGGTCATGGAAGTGTCAACGTATGGTGATTTGAAGCTACCGTCGGATCCCTCGGGAATGAGTCAAAGTCAAAGCAGCTTACTGCAGCCACCATCTGGACCAGGATTGATGCGATCGAAGAGTGATCATCGGCTGGTGGCACAACTCCGACAACAGGAAGCTCAAGGCTGGAACCCAGACGAGGAACCTCTTCTAGGAGGACGTAAGTTTGGAGAACGACCTGTGAAACCACAACCAGAGAAGGAAAAATACGGCAACGAGTCTCGGTATGGTCGTGGAAACGATTATGACTACGACGATGAGCCTTCTAGCAGGTCAACGAAGGGACGATTCCGATCACGATTTGCCCGCAGCCATCAATTGGATAACGACTCCGACAACGAATCCAAACAGGTGCGTTTCAACGAAGAAGATAAGAAATCCAACAAAATTACTAGCACCGAAGATGTTGCCAAGGGTCCATTGAGCGGAATATTCCGATTAATGGATTCTCCACGGGTAATGAAACGTCTTCAGGATACGGAGAAGGGAAAGAACAAGAAAGCTTCCCCAGTGTCTACCCCAACGTTGCCGAAGCCCTCGCCATTAGCTCAGGTCAAACCGAAAGTAACCACCGCCAGGCAACTCTCAGAAGATGACGAAATAGCCAAAATCAAGCGTCAAAACAAGGGAGCATCTACGAGTACTACGACAACGACTCCGACTCCAACTTCACCAGTTGTAACGGAACCGGAAAGACCTACAGCGGATCGTGTTACCGCACTCAAAGGTCGTTCAGCAGCTGCACCAGTGACGACCAGCGATGATAGTGATAGTGCTGCATCGTCTCCCGTACGGCGGTCTTCTCCGCAAGTTGAG GACATTTTTCTTCCTTTCAGATATACCAGCCGTTTCCTGAACAAGAGCAAAAGTACGGCCGTGGTGGCGCCGGAAGATGACGCCACCGGAGATGATTCGGACAGCCGATTGGGAAGCAGCCGCAATCGGTTTACCAGTGGTTTGCAGGATCGTCGCAACCGGTTGGCCCGAAGCCGGTCCTCGCACAACTTCGGCAACGATGACGAAGACGATGAGCCGGTTTCGCCGACCACTTCTTCGCCGTCGGCCTATCTGGCTTCCAG ATACGGTGCCTCATCATCGCTCTCCTCGCAACCGGCGGATCTCTCCCGCAGTCGTTCGACGCACGCTCTCAAATCTCGGGAGCCTTCGCCGGATCGCAGCACCGGAAGCGACAAGGACGGAGCCGCCCTTAGTTCCTGGGCCCGGTACCTCAAGAACAAATACGGCAACCGGACCACCAAGGACGGCAAGGAAACACCCGGATCGTCCTCGCTGGGGGCCACCTCATCATCCAGCCTTTCGTCTCCATCATCCGCTTCAGCATCATCATCTTCGGCTTCTTCGTCGGCTGCCGCAGCCCGTCGTCTAAGCCTCGGTCTCCCGTTGCGCCAGACCGATATCCTCAGCTCCGATGATGATTCAAAAAACGGGGTAGGCTCCCCTACCTCTCCTACGGCAGCAGTAGTCGGTATACCCGGGGCAGCAGGTATGTCCCCTAGGACGCAGTACCTGCAGAAGCGACGACAACTGTTCCAGATAGGAGGTCGGGGGAGCGAACCAGGTTCCTTCACGTGGCCACGCGGCATTGCCGTGGGCCCGGACAATAGTATCGTAGTGGCGGACTCTTCGAACCATCGGGTGCAGGTCTTCGATTCTAATGGGATCTTCGCCCGGGAGTTCGGTCAATATGGCAACGGTGACGGAGAGTTCGACTGTTTGGCGGGGGTGGCCGTCAACCGGATCGGTCAGTTTATCATTGCCGATCGCTACAACCACCGCATCCAGGTGCTGGATCCGTCCGGACGTTTTCTGCGTTCGTTCGGCACCCAGGGCACCGCCGATGGCAAATTCAACTACCCATGGGGCATCACCACCGATGCGCTCGGTTTCATCTACGTTTGTGATAAGGAAAATCATAGAATTCAG GTATTCCAATCGGACGGCACCTTCATCGGCAAATTCGGTTCCTGCGGCAGAGACGAGGGCCAGCTGGAACATCCGCACTATATTGCCGTGTCCAACACAAATCGTGTCATCGTTTCCGACTCCAACAACCATCGCATTCAG
- the LOC129754509 gene encoding RING finger protein nhl-1 isoform X1, producing MEQFEQLLTCCVCLDRYRNPKLLPCQHSFCMEPCMDGLIDYVKRQVKCPECRAEHRIPYQGVQGFPTNVTLQRFLELHIEITGELPDPTSGQVMERCNVCSEKAYCALCMHCDKKICPDCKGAHMDILRREINRINNQIRRGLHRLKEVLAVVEKNAQNLQNNCGSVSEEIDEIYRRLQKALKDRTDHLRNEMDKYLSVELKNVITMKDNLELEIANIQSNSDLAEKFMNEGSVEWDDCELMDTKEIFLRTVDFIRNFDCETMDYSRKVRFIMNIDPGKLVMEVSTYGDLKLPSDPSGMSQSQSSLLQPPSGPGLMRSKSDHRLVAQLRQQEAQGWNPDEEPLLGGRKFGERPVKPQPEKEKYGNESRYGRGNDYDYDDEPSSRSTKGRFRSRFARSHQLDNDSDNESKQVRFNEEDKKSNKITSTEDVAKGPLSGIFRLMDSPRVMKRLQDTEKGKNKKASPVSTPTLPKPSPLAQVKPKVTTARQLSEDDEIAKIKRQNKGASTSTTTTTPTPTSPVVTEPERPTADRVTALKGRSAAAPVTTSDDSDSAASSPVRRSSPQVEADSDQDDSERSSRSRQTASAKAGAPQKKPTRSASSESNSSSESSSASPVPTPARTEEPKRSILKNSEPTTRSSPASTTPSAPSPTEKKPFQSRFLPQTQPQQQAADKKQESESSSEEETSSEEESDEEEEEEEEKPAPKPTSTTTPSSVVSSSSARSEQTSSPLLSRVQAREAAAADARKTSREETRSSGYSSPTSYRSPYERDESPKYGTSSALRSRTTAHVEPEENKYGSSSGYTSRFLNKSKSTAVVAPEDDATGDDSDSRLGSSRNRFTSGLQDRRNRLARSRSSHNFGNDDEDDEPVSPTTSSPSAYLASRYGASSSLSSQPADLSRSRSTHALKSREPSPDRSTGSDKDGAALSSWARYLKNKYGNRTTKDGKETPGSSSLGATSSSSLSSPSSASASSSSASSSAAAARRLSLGLPLRQTDILSSDDDSKNGVGSPTSPTAAVVGIPGAAGMSPRTQYLQKRRQLFQIGGRGSEPGSFTWPRGIAVGPDNSIVVADSSNHRVQVFDSNGIFAREFGQYGNGDGEFDCLAGVAVNRIGQFIIADRYNHRIQVLDPSGRFLRSFGTQGTADGKFNYPWGITTDALGFIYVCDKENHRIQVFQSDGTFIGKFGSCGRDEGQLEHPHYIAVSNTNRVIVSDSNNHRIQIFDVNGRVLSTFGGEGSDEGQFKFPRGVAVDDQGYICVADSGNNRIQIFHPDGSFLRAFGSWGSGDAEFKGLEGVAIMSNGNILVCDRENHRVQVF from the exons ATGGAGCAATTTGAGCAACTTTTAACGTGTTGCGTGTGTCTGGATAGATACCGCAACCCGAAACTTTTACCATGTCAGCACTCGTTCTGTATGGAGCCGTGCATGGACGGCCTCATCGACTACGTGAAGCGGCAGGTGAAATGTCCGGAGTGCCGAGCCGAGCACCGGATCCCCTATCAGGGGGTCCAGGGCTTTCCGACCAATGTGACGCTGCAACGGTTCCTGGAGCTGCACATCGAGATCACCGGCGAGCTGCCGGATCCGACGTCTG GCCAAGTGATGGAACGCTGCAACGTCTGCTCGGAGAAGGCATACTGTGCCCTTTGCATGCACTGTGACAAGAAGATCTGTCCGGACTGCAAGGGCGCCCACATGGACATCCTGCGGCGTGAGATCAACCGTATCAACAATCAG ATCCGCCGTGGACTTCACCGGCTAAAAGAAGTGCTAGCCGTAGTCGAGAAGAACGCCCAAAACCTACAAAACAACTGCGGCAGTGTGTCGGAGGAGATCGACGAGATCTACCGTCGGCTGCAGAAGGCACTGAAAGACCGCACCGATCATCTGCGAAACGAAATGGACAAATATCTATCGGTGGAACTGAAGAATGTGATTACGATGAAGGACAATCTGGAGCTTGAGATTGCGAACATTCAGAGCAACTCTGATCTCGCTGAGAAGTTCATGAACGAGGGCTCGGTTGAGTGGGATGACTGTGAACTGATGGACACGAAGGAAATTTTCCTGCGAACGGTtgattttataagaaattttgactGCGAAACCATGGACTACAGTCGGAAGGTTCGTTTCATTATGAACATCGATCCTGGAAAGCTGGTCATGGAAGTGTCAACGTATGGTGATTTGAAGCTACCGTCGGATCCCTCGGGAATGAGTCAAAGTCAAAGCAGCTTACTGCAGCCACCATCTGGACCAGGATTGATGCGATCGAAGAGTGATCATCGGCTGGTGGCACAACTCCGACAACAGGAAGCTCAAGGCTGGAACCCAGACGAGGAACCTCTTCTAGGAGGACGTAAGTTTGGAGAACGACCTGTGAAACCACAACCAGAGAAGGAAAAATACGGCAACGAGTCTCGGTATGGTCGTGGAAACGATTATGACTACGACGATGAGCCTTCTAGCAGGTCAACGAAGGGACGATTCCGATCACGATTTGCCCGCAGCCATCAATTGGATAACGACTCCGACAACGAATCCAAACAGGTGCGTTTCAACGAAGAAGATAAGAAATCCAACAAAATTACTAGCACCGAAGATGTTGCCAAGGGTCCATTGAGCGGAATATTCCGATTAATGGATTCTCCACGGGTAATGAAACGTCTTCAGGATACGGAGAAGGGAAAGAACAAGAAAGCTTCCCCAGTGTCTACCCCAACGTTGCCGAAGCCCTCGCCATTAGCTCAGGTCAAACCGAAAGTAACCACCGCCAGGCAACTCTCAGAAGATGACGAAATAGCCAAAATCAAGCGTCAAAACAAGGGAGCATCTACGAGTACTACGACAACGACTCCGACTCCAACTTCACCAGTTGTAACGGAACCGGAAAGACCTACAGCGGATCGTGTTACCGCACTCAAAGGTCGTTCAGCAGCTGCACCAGTGACGACCAGCGATGATAGTGATAGTGCTGCATCGTCTCCCGTACGGCGGTCTTCTCCGCAAGTTGAG GCTGACAGTGACCAGGATGATTCGGAACGCTCGAGCCGTTCTCGTCAAACAGCATCGGCCAAAGCCGGAGCTCCGCAAAAGAAACCAACCCGTTCGGCCAGCAGCGAATCGAACTCGTCAAGTGAATCCTCTAGCGCTTCACCTGTGCCGACACCTGCTCGCACCGAAGAACCGAAACGATCGATTCTGAAAAACTCTGAACCCACCACTCGCAGCTCACCTGCCTCGACGACTCCTAGCGCACCTTCTCCGACGGAGAAAAAACCGTTCCAGAGTCGATTCCTGCCGCAAACTCAACCACAGCAACAAGCAGCCGACAAGAAGCAAGAATCTGAAAGCAGCAGCGAGGAAGAAACATCCTCGGAAGAGGAATCCGACGAGGAAGAAGAGGAGGAGGAAGAAAAGCCAGCACCCAAACCTACCTCAACGACAACGCCTTCAAGTGTCGTCAGTTCTTCTTCTGCTCGCTCTGAGCAAACCAGTTCTCCTCTGCTCAGCCGAGTCCAAGCTCGTGAAGCGGCCGCTGCAGACGCGCGTAAGACCTCCCGCGAAGAAACACGCTCCAGTGGCTATTCGAGCCCCACGAGCTATCGCAGCCCCTATGAACGGGACGAAAGCCCCAAGTACGGAACTTCGTCGGCCCTTCGCTCCCGAACCACGGCCCATGTGGAGCCGGAAGAGAACAAATACGGCAGCTCGTCCGG ATATACCAGCCGTTTCCTGAACAAGAGCAAAAGTACGGCCGTGGTGGCGCCGGAAGATGACGCCACCGGAGATGATTCGGACAGCCGATTGGGAAGCAGCCGCAATCGGTTTACCAGTGGTTTGCAGGATCGTCGCAACCGGTTGGCCCGAAGCCGGTCCTCGCACAACTTCGGCAACGATGACGAAGACGATGAGCCGGTTTCGCCGACCACTTCTTCGCCGTCGGCCTATCTGGCTTCCAG ATACGGTGCCTCATCATCGCTCTCCTCGCAACCGGCGGATCTCTCCCGCAGTCGTTCGACGCACGCTCTCAAATCTCGGGAGCCTTCGCCGGATCGCAGCACCGGAAGCGACAAGGACGGAGCCGCCCTTAGTTCCTGGGCCCGGTACCTCAAGAACAAATACGGCAACCGGACCACCAAGGACGGCAAGGAAACACCCGGATCGTCCTCGCTGGGGGCCACCTCATCATCCAGCCTTTCGTCTCCATCATCCGCTTCAGCATCATCATCTTCGGCTTCTTCGTCGGCTGCCGCAGCCCGTCGTCTAAGCCTCGGTCTCCCGTTGCGCCAGACCGATATCCTCAGCTCCGATGATGATTCAAAAAACGGGGTAGGCTCCCCTACCTCTCCTACGGCAGCAGTAGTCGGTATACCCGGGGCAGCAGGTATGTCCCCTAGGACGCAGTACCTGCAGAAGCGACGACAACTGTTCCAGATAGGAGGTCGGGGGAGCGAACCAGGTTCCTTCACGTGGCCACGCGGCATTGCCGTGGGCCCGGACAATAGTATCGTAGTGGCGGACTCTTCGAACCATCGGGTGCAGGTCTTCGATTCTAATGGGATCTTCGCCCGGGAGTTCGGTCAATATGGCAACGGTGACGGAGAGTTCGACTGTTTGGCGGGGGTGGCCGTCAACCGGATCGGTCAGTTTATCATTGCCGATCGCTACAACCACCGCATCCAGGTGCTGGATCCGTCCGGACGTTTTCTGCGTTCGTTCGGCACCCAGGGCACCGCCGATGGCAAATTCAACTACCCATGGGGCATCACCACCGATGCGCTCGGTTTCATCTACGTTTGTGATAAGGAAAATCATAGAATTCAG GTATTCCAATCGGACGGCACCTTCATCGGCAAATTCGGTTCCTGCGGCAGAGACGAGGGCCAGCTGGAACATCCGCACTATATTGCCGTGTCCAACACAAATCGTGTCATCGTTTCCGACTCCAACAACCATCGCATTCAG